DNA sequence from the Salvia splendens isolate huo1 chromosome 19, SspV2, whole genome shotgun sequence genome:
AAGAATGAATCTCGCAAACCAAACGGCAGATTGTATGGTTTGTCAAATGTGTAGTGTTTGTTCAAAGAAAAGACAATATGATCCGATTGATTATGAGTGTATTGACAAAGTAGAGTTTTGGGTGATTGACGAAAATGCTAATGAAGAGCTTGATTATGAGGAGTTGGAGGaaatgttagatgaagaacaaGCAAAAGGTAAATAAACTTTTAtagatttatttataatttcacGTGTtattgtgttcattgcttgataTTGTTTAATCTTTATGTAGgtgatgaagatgatataatgGTGATTAATGATGACGAAATTGATTTGTCAAGATTTGATGATGATGGAAATACTGGTAGCATCAACGATGGTTTTTGTGACTTGAGTTGCATTAAGCTTGAAGTTGGAAATGAAAGTGATTG
Encoded proteins:
- the LOC121778593 gene encoding uncharacterized protein LOC121778593 — protein: MNLANQTADCMVCQMCSVCSKKRQYDPIDYECIDKVEFWVIDENANEELDYEELEEMLDEEQAKGDEDDIMVINDDEIDLSRFDDDGNTGSINDGFCDLSCIKLEVGNESD